In a single window of the Bacillus clarus genome:
- a CDS encoding ATP-binding protein, with product MKLKKLKLQPRITLTIGILILAVLLLTSYLFYYILSETIEEQIGKRALHVAKTVATIPEVQEAFQKENPASIIQPIAEKIRIETDADFIVVGNKEGIRYAHPMRDRIGEAMIGGDNKGVLLEGKSYISKATGSLGPSLRGKVPIRNQDGKIIGVVSVGFSMDDIHEAVEVYGKRVAWIAIVGLLFGIIGSIYLARSIKRMMFGLEPEEISSLYEEHSTVIQSVREGIMVIDKDGVISLVNQAAYDILSLAKQQNIIGEPILNIIPNSSILEVLRTGEGQFDRQLNIKGKAVIANRLPIKVNNKVTGVVSSLRLKSEMDQLTAELSQTKQYTEALRAQTHEYNNLLYTLSGLIQLESYEEALELIHKETAVYQEFVQFIMKRIQNPWLGGILIGFYNRARELKINFMLDRESSLYKLSPHIDSNHVVSILGNLITNAFEAIEHNQEHEKKVRMFVTDIGEEIVIEIEDSGIGIDDEVITYIFNKGFSTKEGEKRGYGLATVKERVEDLSGSIAIEKGDLGGALFIIVLPKERGEL from the coding sequence TTGAAACTAAAAAAATTAAAATTACAACCAAGAATTACGTTAACAATTGGAATACTCATTCTTGCTGTTCTTTTGTTAACTAGTTATCTTTTTTACTACATATTATCTGAAACAATTGAGGAGCAAATTGGGAAAAGAGCGCTACATGTTGCGAAAACAGTTGCTACTATACCTGAGGTTCAAGAAGCTTTTCAAAAAGAAAATCCAGCTTCTATTATTCAGCCAATCGCAGAAAAAATCCGAATAGAAACAGATGCTGATTTTATTGTCGTTGGTAATAAAGAAGGTATTCGTTATGCACATCCTATGCGAGATAGAATTGGAGAAGCAATGATTGGAGGAGATAATAAAGGGGTGTTGTTGGAAGGGAAATCTTATATTTCCAAAGCAACCGGATCGTTAGGACCTTCATTGCGTGGAAAAGTACCTATCCGTAATCAAGACGGCAAAATTATTGGAGTTGTATCTGTTGGTTTTTCAATGGATGATATTCATGAAGCTGTAGAAGTGTATGGAAAACGTGTAGCTTGGATTGCGATAGTTGGTTTATTATTTGGGATAATCGGTTCTATATATTTGGCACGAAGTATAAAAAGAATGATGTTTGGACTGGAGCCTGAAGAGATTTCTTCTTTATATGAAGAACATAGTACGGTTATTCAATCTGTACGTGAAGGTATTATGGTAATAGACAAAGATGGAGTTATTAGCTTAGTAAATCAAGCAGCATATGACATTCTGTCTCTAGCAAAACAGCAAAATATAATTGGAGAACCTATTTTGAACATTATTCCTAACTCATCAATATTAGAAGTGCTTCGAACTGGCGAAGGGCAATTTGATCGTCAACTTAATATAAAGGGGAAAGCGGTTATTGCCAATCGTTTACCTATTAAAGTAAATAATAAAGTAACTGGAGTTGTATCTAGTTTACGTTTGAAATCTGAAATGGATCAACTAACCGCGGAATTGTCTCAAACAAAGCAGTACACAGAGGCACTACGGGCACAAACACATGAATATAACAATTTATTGTACACGCTTTCAGGACTTATTCAATTAGAGTCATATGAAGAGGCTTTAGAGCTTATTCATAAAGAGACTGCTGTATATCAGGAGTTTGTTCAATTTATTATGAAACGTATTCAAAATCCGTGGCTAGGTGGAATATTGATTGGATTTTACAACAGGGCGCGGGAATTGAAAATTAATTTTATGTTAGACCGAGAAAGTAGTTTGTACAAGTTAAGTCCGCATATTGATAGCAATCATGTCGTTTCTATTTTAGGAAACTTGATTACGAATGCGTTTGAAGCAATTGAACACAATCAAGAGCATGAAAAGAAAGTTAGGATGTTTGTAACAGATATTGGGGAAGAGATTGTAATTGAAATAGAAGATTCAGGAATTGGGATTGATGACGAAGTAATTACATACATATTTAATAAAGGTTTTTCGACAAAAGAAGGTGAAAAACGTGGATATGGATTAGCAACAGTAAAAGAGCGAGTAGAAGATTTAAGTGGAAGTATTGCGATTGAAAAAGGGGATTTAGGTGGTGCGTTATTTATAATTGTATTACCGAAAGAGAGAGGCGAATTGTAA
- a CDS encoding response regulator, translating to MVEGIEVLIVEDDIRIAEIHRRFTEKIGGFTVIGTATTGEQAKEWLELVKPQLVLLDVYLPDMQGTELVTYIRNNLHDTDIIMITAASETDVVRHALRGGVTDYIVKPLTFDRFKTSLENYQKGIKQLKQHVQLSQEQIENLWSKRGVEANQIEYAPKGIDPLTLRKIKKHMLTVNEEGVTAEMLSATIGVSRSTARRYLEYLISEKKVHAELIYGSVGRPERRYFRVSLSGK from the coding sequence ATGGTTGAGGGGATTGAAGTATTAATTGTAGAAGATGACATTCGTATTGCGGAAATTCATCGTCGTTTCACGGAAAAAATCGGTGGGTTTACAGTAATTGGGACTGCGACGACAGGGGAACAAGCGAAGGAATGGTTAGAGCTTGTGAAGCCGCAGCTCGTTTTATTGGACGTATATTTACCTGATATGCAAGGAACGGAACTTGTCACATATATTAGGAACAATTTGCATGATACCGATATTATTATGATTACAGCAGCATCAGAAACAGATGTTGTACGCCATGCATTACGAGGTGGAGTAACAGATTATATTGTAAAGCCACTTACCTTTGATCGATTTAAAACAAGTTTAGAAAATTATCAGAAGGGGATAAAACAATTAAAGCAACATGTTCAATTATCTCAAGAACAAATTGAAAATTTATGGTCTAAAAGAGGTGTGGAAGCTAATCAAATAGAGTATGCTCCGAAAGGAATAGACCCGCTAACATTAAGGAAAATTAAAAAGCATATGCTAACAGTTAATGAAGAGGGGGTTACGGCAGAGATGTTAAGTGCAACGATAGGTGTGAGCCGCTCAACAGCAAGGCGATATTTAGAGTATTTAATTTCTGAAAAGAAGGTGCATGCAGAACTTATATACGGGAGTGTTGGGAGGCCCGAAAGAAGGTATTTTAGAGTATCTTTATCAGGGAAGTAG
- a CDS encoding CitMHS family transporter, translating to MLALLGFAMVFVFMFLIMTKRMSALVALILIPITFALIGGFYANMGPMMLDGIKKLAPTGIMLMFAILYFGIMIDSGLFDPVISKILKIVKGDPLKIIVGTAILTIIVSLDGDGTTTYMITVSAMYPLYKRLRMNPLILAGVVMLGAGITNLTPWGGPTARVMSALGLDASELFTPLIPGMIAGAIWVVFVAYFFGKKERKRLGIMDIQYLKKEQMTMDEQAATVEAAACKRPKLLWINFFLTAALLVCLIVEVMPLPVLFTVAFAIAVMINYPNLEDQKERIASHAGNVLAVVSLVFAAGVFTGILSGTKMVDAMAKGVVALIPDALGPQLPIITAIISMPFTFFMSNDAFYFGVLPILTKAAATYGISAAEMGRASLLGQPVHLLSPLVASTYLLVGMAKVDFGEHQRFTLLWAVGTTLVMLITGILIGIIPI from the coding sequence ATGTTAGCATTACTTGGATTCGCAATGGTATTTGTCTTCATGTTTTTAATTATGACTAAGCGTATGTCAGCATTAGTTGCATTAATATTAATTCCAATCACTTTCGCATTAATTGGTGGTTTTTATGCAAATATGGGGCCTATGATGCTAGATGGAATAAAAAAATTGGCACCAACTGGTATTATGCTGATGTTTGCCATTTTATATTTCGGCATTATGATTGATAGTGGTTTATTTGATCCAGTCATTAGTAAAATTCTAAAAATTGTAAAAGGTGATCCTTTAAAAATCATTGTTGGTACAGCCATCCTTACTATCATCGTTTCATTAGATGGAGACGGTACAACAACATATATGATTACAGTTTCCGCAATGTATCCACTATATAAACGTCTTAGAATGAACCCGCTTATATTAGCTGGAGTCGTTATGTTAGGAGCAGGGATTACGAATCTTACACCTTGGGGTGGACCAACAGCTAGGGTTATGAGTGCACTTGGACTCGATGCTTCCGAATTATTTACACCGCTTATTCCAGGAATGATTGCTGGAGCAATTTGGGTTGTATTTGTCGCTTACTTTTTTGGAAAAAAGGAGCGAAAACGCTTAGGAATTATGGATATACAATATTTAAAGAAAGAGCAAATGACAATGGATGAACAAGCTGCAACAGTCGAAGCCGCAGCTTGTAAACGCCCTAAACTATTATGGATTAACTTCTTCTTAACAGCAGCCTTACTCGTTTGTCTTATTGTAGAAGTGATGCCGCTTCCTGTTTTATTTACAGTCGCTTTTGCTATCGCTGTTATGATTAATTATCCGAACTTAGAAGACCAAAAGGAACGTATTGCTTCTCATGCCGGAAATGTATTGGCGGTTGTCTCTCTAGTCTTTGCGGCTGGAGTATTCACTGGGATTTTATCTGGAACAAAAATGGTAGATGCAATGGCTAAAGGTGTAGTTGCTCTTATTCCAGATGCTCTCGGTCCACAACTTCCTATTATTACAGCTATTATTAGTATGCCTTTCACATTTTTCATGTCCAACGATGCTTTTTACTTCGGTGTATTACCTATTTTAACAAAAGCAGCTGCAACTTACGGAATTAGCGCAGCTGAAATGGGACGCGCTTCATTACTCGGACAACCTGTTCACTTACTAAGCCCACTCGTCGCTTCCACTTATTTACTAGTCGGAATGGCTAAAGTTGATTTTGGTGAACATCAACGCTTCACTTTACTTTGGGCTGTTGGAACGACACTTGTTATGTTGATCACTGGGATTTTAATCGGGATCATCCCAATTTAA